The genomic stretch CGGCTGGCGCGCGACCACTTCGGCCACGTGCTGCGCAGCTACCTGGAACGCGGCGTGCAGTGGTTCGGCAACGCCGAGCGGCTGGGCAAGCTGGTCGAGCTGGATTCGCGCATCGACCTGGCCTCGTGCGCCGAGCATCCGACCATCTTCATGGGCTTCCATTTCGTCGGCATCGAGGCCGGCTGCATGTTCTATTCGATGCGCCACCCGGTGGCATCGCTGTACACGCGCATGTCGAGCCCGCTGCTGGAGCAGATCTCGCGCACCCAGCGCGGACGCTTCGGCGCCGAGATGATCCCGCGCAACGGCAGCGGCAAGCAGGTGGTGCGCACGCTGCGCGCCGGCTGCCCGGTAATGCTGGCGGCCGACATGGACTTCGGCATCAACGATTCGGTGTTCGTGCCGTTCTTCGGCGTGCCGGCGTGCACGCTGACCTCGGCCTCGCGCCTGGCCAGCATGACCGGCGCGCGCGTGGTGCCGTTCACCACCGAAGTGCTGCCCGACTACCGCGGCTACCGGCTGCGCGTGTTCGACCCGCTCGAAGGCTTTCCTTCCGGCTGCGTCGAAGAGGACTCGCGCCGCATGAACGCCTTCCTCGAAACCCAGATCGCCACCATGCCGGAGCAGTATTACTGGATCCACCGGCGCTTCAAGAACCGGCCGGAAGGCATGCCGTCGGTGTACTGACGGCTAGCCGGCGGCGCGCCGCCAGGCTTGCTGGATCTCGGCCACCAGCCGCGTCAGCTGCGCGGCATGGCGCGCGTGGTCGCGGCGACGCTCGGTGTCGCTGAACGGGTAGCTGATGTTGAGCCCGTACAGCTGCTGGTCCGGACCCGAGAAGGCCGCGCCCACGGCCAGCAGATGCCCCGGCTGGTAGGCCGCGGTGCAATGGCCGTGCCGCTGAGCCTGCGCGATGCCGCGCAGCACGCGCGCGCGCATGCCCGGCCAGGCCTCGCCCTGGCGGGCGGCGATGCCGGCCAGCAGGTCCCTGCGCACCTCCTCCGGCTGCGCCGCCAGCCATGACAGGCCGATCGCCGTCAGCTCCATCGGCACGCGCGAGCCCGGCACCACGCGGCGCGTGCGCGAGACGCTGTCGCGGCTGTGCCGGATCGACGCCAGGTACACCATCTCCAGCTGGTCCCCCACCGCCAGCCCCACGTTGACCTTGCCGGCCTCGGCCACCTTGCGCATCAGCGGCAGCGCAATCTCCGGCGCGCGGCTGGACTGGTGGAAGGCATCGGCCAGGCTCAGCACCACCGGCGCCAGCCGGTAGGCGCGCTCGTTGACGTCGTAGCGCAGGAAACCGGCATCGACCAGCGAACGCGTCAGCCGGCTCACGGTCGGGCGCGGCAGGCCGGTGCGCCCGGCCAGTTCCGCATTGGTCAGGCTGGTGGTGCCGACACGGAAGGCACGCAGCAGCACCAGCCCGCGCTCCAGCGACTGGCTGCCCGCGGTGCCCGGGTAAAGCGGCCGGTCCGATGGGTCACGCTGCGCGTGGAGTCCGGCGGCGGGGGGGAGCCAGGCATCGCTGTCAATTTCAGTGAGTGAAATTCGAGTATAGCGGCGCGGCAGCACCGCGCGAATACTGTGGACACGCGGCCCCGAGCCGGCCACCCCCACAGGAGCCCCCGCATGTCATCCGCTGCCGAGATCCACGTCACCCGCGACGGCCACGTCGCCCGCGTGGTGCTGTCCCGCCCGCCGCACAACTTTGTCGATGCCGAGGTGATGCGGCGCCTGGCCGATACCCTGCTGGCGCTCGACGACGACCACCATTGCCGCGCCATCGTGCTGGCCTCTGGCGTCGGCGCGTTCTGCGCCGGTGCCGACTTCAGCGGCACCGGCCAGGATGAAGTCGCAAGCGACCCCGCCGCCTTCTATGTGCATGCGATGAAGCTGTACCGCAACCGCAAGCCGATCGTCGCCGCGGTGGCGGGCGCCGCCATCGGCGCGGGGCTGGGGCTGGCGCTGGTGGCGGACTTCCGCGTGACCTGCGCCGAGGCGCGCTTCAGCGCCAACTTCAACCGACTGGGCTTCCATCCGGGTTTCGGCCTGAGCCTGACGCTGCCGCGCCTGGTGGGCGAGCAGCAGGCAGCGCTGCTGTGCTACACCGGCCGGCGCATCACCGGGACCGAGGCAGTCAGCATCGGCCTGGCCGACGAACTGGTCGCCCGGGACGAGGTCGATGCCCGCGCCATGGCGCTGGCGCAGGAGATCGCTGCCTCGGCCCCGCTCGCGGTGGAAACCACGCGCGCCACGCTGCGCGACGGGCTGGCCGACCGCATTGCCGAGATCAACCAGCGCGAGCTGGCGATCCAGCGCGGACAGTTCCTCAGCGAGGATTTCCGCGAGGGCGTCGCCGCCATGGCCGCGCGCCGCGCCCCCGTGTTCCAGCGCCGTTGAAGGAGGCATCGATGAGCGCAGCAGACAGCGAAGCGGACAAGCGCGCGGCACCGGCCGGCCCGCTCGACGGCATCCGTGTGCTCGACCTGACCGCGGTCGTGCTCGGCCCGCTGGCAACGCAGGTGCTGGCCGACTTCGGCGCCGACGTGATCAAGGTCGAAGGCCCCGAGGGCGACCTGATGCGCGCCAATGGCGTGTCGCAGCACGCCGGCATGAGCTCGATCTACCTGGCGCTGAACCGCAACAAGCGCTCGGTCGTGCTCGACCTGAAGACCGCCGAGGGCGCGGCGGCGCTGCGCGGCCTGATTGCCGGCGCCGACGTGCTGGTGCACAACATGCGCGTCGCGGCGATCGAGCGGCTGGGCTTCGGCTATGCCGAGGTCGCGCGCATCAACCCGCGCATCGTCTATTGCATGGCCACCGGCTTCGGCCAGGACGGCCCGCACCGCGACAAGCCGGCCTTCGACGACATCATCCAGGCCGGCTGCGGCCTGGTCGCGCTGGGCTCCGCAGGCGGCGAGCGCCCGGAATACGTGCCCAGCCTGCTTGCCGACAAGACCACCGGGCTGGCGCTGGCCAATGCCGTGCTGGCCGCGCTGCTGTACCGCGAGCGCCACGGCGTGGGCCAGCTGGTCGAGGTGCCGATGCTCGAAACCATGACCGCCTTCGTGATGACCGAGCACCTGGGCGGCCTGACCTTCGACCCGCCCCCGGCCGGCGCCGGCTACGCGCGCCTGCTGCAAGGCGGGCGGCGCCCCGCGCCGACCCGCGACGGCTGGATCTGCGCGCTGCCCTACACCGAGCGCCACTGGCAGGCCTTCTTCCGCGCGGTGGGCCGCGACGACCTGGCCGAGCGCTACGACGTGGCCGACCGCGCGCAGCGCAACGCCAATATCCGCGCGCTGTACGGCCACCTGGCGGAGTTGACGCCGGCGCGCAGCACGGACGAATGGATGCAGCTGTTCGAGTCGCTCGACATTCCCGCCACGCCCATCTACGGCCTCGATGCGCTGGTCGACCACCCGCACCTGCGCGCGGTCGGGCTGTTCCAGCAAACCCAGCACCCTACCGAAGGCCCGTTGCGCGAACTGCGTCCGGCCGCGCGCTTCTCGGCCACGCCGCTGTCGCTGCGCCGCCATGCGCCGGCGCTCGGCGAGCACACCGACGAGGTCTTGCGAGAACTGGGCATCGCCCAGGATGCGCGGCAGTCATAACGAATCAGGAGGAGACCGTCATGAACTTTGAACTGGACGAAGAACACCGCATGCTCAAGGACCTGGTCGCGCGTTTCGTGCGCGAGCAGCTGATCCCGCTGGAACCCACGGTGCTGGCGCGCGAAGCCGCTGGCGGCCAGATGGCGCTGCTGCCCGAAGAGCAGGCGCGCCTGGACGCGATGTCGCGCGAACTGGGCCTGTGGGGCCTGGATGCCCCGACCGAGCTGGGCGGCTCCGACCTGCCGACGGTGGCGATGGTGGGGGTCAATGAAGAACTGGGCAAGACCATCACCCCCTATGACCTGCCGCCGGATTCGCCCAACCTGCGCATGCTGATGCTGACCGCGAGCGCGGCCCAGCGCGAGCGCTACCTGGCCCCGTATGCGCGCGGCGAGACCGTGTCGGCCATCGCCATCTCGGAACCGGGCGCCGGCGGCGATCCGGCCATGATGGCCACGCGCGCCGAGCGCGATGGCGACCACTGGGTGCTGAACGGGCGCAAGATCTGGATCAGCCGAGCGGCGCGCGCCGACTGGACCATCGTCATGGCCGTGACCGACAAGGCCCGCGGCGCGCGCGGCGGCATCTCGGCGTTTATCGTCGAGCGCGGCACGCCCGGGCTGCGGGTCGAGCGGCGCATCCCGATGATCGGCGGCGCCTCGACCTATGAAGTGGTGCTGGAAGACTGCCGCATCCCCGCCACGCAATTGCTCGGCGCCGAAGGACAGGGCTTTGCGCCGATGCAGGCGCGGCTGTCGACGCGGCGCGTGCAGATGGCGGCCTGGTGCATCGGCCGCGCCCAGCGCGCGCTGGACATGATCTGCGAGTACGCCCCGCAGCGCCAGACCTTCGGCGCGCCGCTGGCGCAGCGCCAGGCGATCCAGTGGTGGGTGGCCGACGCCGCCACGCGCATCCATGCCTGCCGGCTGATGACCTACGAAGCCGCCAGCCGCATCGACGCCGGCGAGGAAGCCCGCACGCAGGTGTCGATGATCAAGGTGTTCGCCACCGAAATGGCCTGGGACGTGATCGACCAGGCCATGCAGACCTTCGGCGCGATGGGCATGACCAAGGAGCTGCCGCTGCAGCAGATGGCCAACGAGACCCGGCTGATGCGCATCTACGAAGGCCCCAGCGAAGTGCACCGCTGGGTCATTGCGCGCGACCTGCTCGGGCTGCGCCGCTAGGCCCGCGCCGATCCCTTGCACCGGCGGAGACACGCCGGGCATTCCACCGTCAGGAGACCACCATGCAACAGGCATTCCGTTCCCGCCGCCGCTTCCTCGGAATCTTTCCGGCCGCGCTGGCGCTGCTGGGCGCAGCCACGCCGCCGGTAGCGCGCGCAGCCGAGACCGACGCCTTTCCGGCCCGGCCGATCCGCTTCATCGTGCCCTTCCCTTCGGGCAGCGGCACCGACACCACCGCGCGCATGTTCGCCAAGAAGATCGGCGAGCTGACCGGCCAGGGCGTGGTGGTCGAAAACAAGCCCGGCGGCAACGGCTTTATCGGCGTGCAGACCGCGCTGAACGCGCCGGCCGACGGCTATACCGTCTTTCTCGGCAGCAACTCCACGCTGTCGACCAATGCCGCCACCTTCCGCAAGCTGCCGTATGACCCGCTGACCGACTTCGCGCCGATCACGCTGCTGTCGCGCGGCCCGTGCGTGATCATCGTGCCGGCCGGCTCGCCCTACCGCACGCTGGCCGAGCTGCTGGACGACGCGCGCAAGCGTCCGGGCGCGCTGAACTACGGCACGGGCTCGATCTCGTACACGCTGTATTCGGAATGGCTCAACGAGCTGGCCCGCATCAAGACCACGGCGGTGCCGTACAAGGGCGCGGGCGATGCCATCAATGGCGTGATGGCGGCCAATGTCGATTTCGCCGTGGTCGATGCCACCGGCGCGATCGAGCTGGCCCGCGGTGGCAAGGTGCGCGCACTGGCCTACACCGCACCGCAGCGCTCGCCGCTGCTGCCGGACGTGCCGTCCATCGTCGAAGCCGGCCTGCCGGACTTCCTGGCCTACAACTGGGTCGCGGCGGCGGTGTCGGCCAAAACGCCGCCGGCGGTGGTGAAGCGGCTGCAGGACCTGTTCACGCAGGCCGGCAATGCCCCGGATGTGCGCGAGTACTACACGCGCCAGTCGACCAAGCTGATCCTGTCGTCGCCGGCCGAGATGCGGCAATACCAGAAGGATGAAATCGAGCGCTGGAAGCGGCTTGCGGCCGTGGCGAAGATCCCGCTGCAGTAAGCGCGCCCCCAACTAGCCAACTAGCCGCTATGCTCGCGCAGCAGCACCGTCAGCCGCTGCGCCAGCGGCGACAGGTAGGCGCCTTCGCGCGTGACCACGCCGATGCGCCGGCGCAGGTCCAGTTCCTCCACGCCCAGCGGCAGCACGCGCAGGCCGCGCTGCATGGCGTCGCCGCTGGCGTTGGCGATGCTCAGCATCTGCGTGCCCTGCATCAGCGCGAACAGCGAGCTGCTGCCAAAGTCGATCTCGATGCGCGGCTGCGGCTCCGGCAGGCCGCGCTGGCGGAACGCCGCGTCGACCTGCTGGCGCAGCGTGATATGCCGCTCGGGCAGCAGCCATTCCTGGTCGGCCAGATCTGCCAGCCGCAGCTTGCGCCGCCGCAGCAGCGCGTGGCCCTGGTCGGCCACCACCACCAGCCGGTCATCGAACAGCGGCTGCACCGCGAAGGTGTCCGCCAGCGCGCCGGACGGGGTGGGCGCCACCGCCATGTCCAGCTCCCCGTCCGCAAGCAGGTCCAGCAGGTCGCGCGCGAGCCGGCGGCGCAGCCGCAGCCGCGCCACCGGGCGCTCGCGCACCAGCTGCTGGCACGCGCCCAGCACAACATCGACCGGGATCGACGGTGAATAGCCCACCCGCAGGATGCCCTGCTCGCCGGTGCGGATGCCCAGCATCTCCTTGATGCCGTCCTGGTACTCCAGCTGGATGCGCCGCGCGCGCTCGAGGAAGCGGGTGCCGGCGTAGGTCGCGGCGATGCCGTTGGCGGTGCGTTCGAACAGCGGCAACCCCGCCTGCGCTTCCACCCGCTGCACCGCCTTGGTCAGCGCCGGCTGGCTGATCCCCAGCGCCTCGGCGGCGCGGCCGATGCCGCCGTGCGCCGCCACGGCGAGGATGTATTCGATATCCCGCGTCTCCATTGCCTCACATTCCCGACGGTTATGGCTTTATAGCCAATGCGTCATTGTGGTGATGACCGTGATCTTACAGACTACAGCGCATGAGCACACCACCGAGCGTGCAGCAACATCCTTCAGCCTTCACGGAGACAGCATGGGTTTCGCGTATTTCCTGCGCCGCGCCGCGCGTTACTGGGGCGACCAGCCCGCCATCCTCTACCAGGACCAGGTGGTGACCTATCGCCAGCTCGACGAACGCTCGACGCGGCTGGCCAATGCGCTGCTGGCGCTGGGCCTGCGTCCAGGCGACCGCGTCGCGGTGCAGTCGCGCAACCGGCCCGAGCTGGTCGAACTGGAATGCGCGCTGTACAAGGCCGGCCTGGTCAAGGCCGCGCTCAACCCGCGCTTTACCGCGGCCGAGGCCAGCGACGTGGTCGAGAACTGCACCCCGCGCGTGCTGATCGCGGGCCCGGGCTATACCGGCTATGACCGCACCACGGCAGGCTTCGGCAGCATCGAGACCTTTATCGCCATCGGCGCGGCGCCCGCCGGCTATGTCGAATACGAGGCGCTGCTGGCCAACGCCGGCACCACCGCGCCCGACATCACCCCGGCGGCCGACGACCTCGCCGTGCTGCATTTCTCGTCGGGCTCCACCGGCAAGATCAAGGCCGCCATGCAGAGCTACGGCAACCGCATGGCGGCGCTGCGCAAGGTGGTGTTGGGCATGGACCGCCCCGCCCGCCCCGGCGACCGGCTGGCGCTGATCGGCCCGGTCACGCATGCGTCCGGCATGCTGATGCAGCCCTACCTGTACGTGGGCGCGACCCTGGTGCTGTTCGACAAATTCGAGCCGGCGCACTTCCTGGCCGAAGTCGCGCGCCTGCGCATCACCCATGTGTTCATGGTGCCGGCGATGATCAACATGCTGCTGGCCGAGCCCACGCTGGCGCAGGCCGACCTGTCGAGCCTGAAGACGCTGGCCTACGGCGCCGCGCCGATGGCGCCGGCACGCATCCGCGAGGCCTGGGAGCGCATCGGCCCGATCCTGTCGCAGGGCTATGGCGCCAGCGAATCGACCTCGGGCGTCACGCGGCTGTCCACCAGCGATCATGCCGATGCGATCGCCAGCCATCCGGAACGCCTGGCCTCGTGCGGCCGCGCGCTGGGCGAGACCGAAGTGCGCGTGGTCGACGAGCACGGCAAGGAAGTCGCGGTGGGCGAGATCGGCGAACTGGTGATCCGCGGCGAAGACGTGTTCCACGGCTACTGGAACGCGCCCGAGCTGACGCGCGAGGTCCTGGTCGACGGCTGGCTGCATACCGGCGACATGGCGCGCGTCGACGAGGCCGGCTACCTGTACCTGGTCGACCGCAAGAAGGACATGATCATCTCCGGCGGCTTCAACGTCTACCCGACCGAGGTCGAGGCCACGCTGTACCAGCACCCCGACGTGCTCGAGGCCTGCGTCATCAGCGTGCCGGACGACACCTGGGGCGAAAGCGTCAAGGCCGTGGTCACGCTGCGTCCCGGGCGCGAGGCCACCGCGCAGCAGCTGATCGCGCATTGCCGCGAGCGCATCGCCGACTACAAGTCGCCGCGCTCGGTCGACTTTGTCGCCGAGCTGCCCAAGAACGCCAGCGGCAAGCTGGCCCGCAAGATCGTGCGCGAACGCTACTGGCAAGGCGTCGGACGCCGCGTCAACTGAACCGGAACCGCACCGAGGAAACCGCCATGTTCGACCACCTGACCAACCCCGTCCTGCTGGAAATCCGCGCCGGCATCCGCCGCTTTATCGACGAAGAGCTGCGCCCGCTTGAACACGAACTCGGCCTGGGTTCCGAGGACCCGTGGCCGCGCGAGACCCTGCGCCAGGTCTGGCGCCGCTCCAGCGAGCTGGGCTTCTACGCCGCCTGCCTGCCCACCGCGCTCGGCGGCAAGGGCCTGAACATCCAGGAGCAATGCGCGCTCAAGGCCGACCTGGCCGCGAGCGGCTCGACCCTGGCCGCGCACGTGCTGGGCGACCTGGGCGGCCCGCCGCGCGTGGGCAACATGCTGAAATACGCCACGCCCGGGCAGCTCGAGCGGTATTTCAAGCCGGTGATCCGCGGCGAGAAATCGACCTGCTTCGCGCTGACGGAAACGCATTCCGGCTCCGATGCGCAGAGCATCAAGACCTCGGCCGTGGCCGACGGCGATGACCTGGTCATCAACGGCGGCAAGCACTACATCAGCGGCGCGCCGTTTGCCGACTTTGCCATCGTCATGTGCGTGACCGACGCCACCTCGACGCCGCCGGCCATCACCGCGGTGCTGGTCGACCTGGACCTGCCGGGCGTGACCGTCACCAACGAATACGTGCCGATGTCCGGCCAGCATATCGACGGCGATATCCGCTTCGACAACGTGCGCGTGCCGCGCGCCAACATCTTTGGCGGCGAAGGCAACGGCTTCAAGCTGGGCATGTCGCGCATCAACGTGAACCGCCTGCTGCACTGCCCCAGCATGCTGGGGCTGGCCATGCGCGCCTATCAGTCGTCGGTCGAATATGCCGGCCAGCGCCGCCAGTTCGGCGGCCCGATCGCGCGCTTCCAGGCGATCCAGCACATGCTGGCCGACATGGCCGCGGCGCTGTGGGCCTGCGAAAGCATGATCGCGCACACCGCCGCGCTGGCCGACGCCGGCGCCGACCTGCGCATGAAGGCCGCGGCGTGCAAGCTCTTTGTCTCGGAGCGCTGCTTCGAGGTGGCGGACAAGGCCGTGCAGATCCACGGCAATGTCGGCGTCACGCGCGGCCATCCGATCGAGCAGACCTTTCGCAAGCTGCGCATGTTTCGCATCTTTACCGGCACCAGCGAGATCCAGCGCAACACCATCGCGCGGGCTATCCTGGAACCGCTGCAACAGAAAGCCTGACCGTGCCGGCGGCGCGGTCGCCGCCGGCATCCGGATCCCGGCCACAGCACAATACGACAAGACCACGGAGACCAAGCATGAACCGCCGAAACTGGCTTGCCACCGCCGGCGCCGCCGCGCTGGGCAGCCTGCTGCTGCCGGCCCGCGCCGCCAGCGCCGCATCCCCCGCATCCTCTTACCCCAGCCGCCCGATCCGGCTGATCGTGCCGTTTATCGCC from Cupriavidus nantongensis encodes the following:
- a CDS encoding lipid A biosynthesis lauroyl acyltransferase, with amino-acid sequence MTHQLQAALTIAAFKLFAALPYGVTARLGDALGRLLYRIPSRRRRIVHTNLALCFPDMDPGERERLARDHFGHVLRSYLERGVQWFGNAERLGKLVELDSRIDLASCAEHPTIFMGFHFVGIEAGCMFYSMRHPVASLYTRMSSPLLEQISRTQRGRFGAEMIPRNGSGKQVVRTLRAGCPVMLAADMDFGINDSVFVPFFGVPACTLTSASRLASMTGARVVPFTTEVLPDYRGYRLRVFDPLEGFPSGCVEEDSRRMNAFLETQIATMPEQYYWIHRRFKNRPEGMPSVY
- a CDS encoding IclR family transcriptional regulator is translated as MLLRAFRVGTTSLTNAELAGRTGLPRPTVSRLTRSLVDAGFLRYDVNERAYRLAPVVLSLADAFHQSSRAPEIALPLMRKVAEAGKVNVGLAVGDQLEMVYLASIRHSRDSVSRTRRVVPGSRVPMELTAIGLSWLAAQPEEVRRDLLAGIAARQGEAWPGMRARVLRGIAQAQRHGHCTAAYQPGHLLAVGAAFSGPDQQLYGLNISYPFSDTERRRDHARHAAQLTRLVAEIQQAWRRAAG
- a CDS encoding enoyl-CoA hydratase/isomerase family protein, which encodes MSSAAEIHVTRDGHVARVVLSRPPHNFVDAEVMRRLADTLLALDDDHHCRAIVLASGVGAFCAGADFSGTGQDEVASDPAAFYVHAMKLYRNRKPIVAAVAGAAIGAGLGLALVADFRVTCAEARFSANFNRLGFHPGFGLSLTLPRLVGEQQAALLCYTGRRITGTEAVSIGLADELVARDEVDARAMALAQEIAASAPLAVETTRATLRDGLADRIAEINQRELAIQRGQFLSEDFREGVAAMAARRAPVFQRR
- a CDS encoding CaiB/BaiF CoA transferase family protein, which codes for MSAADSEADKRAAPAGPLDGIRVLDLTAVVLGPLATQVLADFGADVIKVEGPEGDLMRANGVSQHAGMSSIYLALNRNKRSVVLDLKTAEGAAALRGLIAGADVLVHNMRVAAIERLGFGYAEVARINPRIVYCMATGFGQDGPHRDKPAFDDIIQAGCGLVALGSAGGERPEYVPSLLADKTTGLALANAVLAALLYRERHGVGQLVEVPMLETMTAFVMTEHLGGLTFDPPPAGAGYARLLQGGRRPAPTRDGWICALPYTERHWQAFFRAVGRDDLAERYDVADRAQRNANIRALYGHLAELTPARSTDEWMQLFESLDIPATPIYGLDALVDHPHLRAVGLFQQTQHPTEGPLRELRPAARFSATPLSLRRHAPALGEHTDEVLRELGIAQDARQS
- a CDS encoding acyl-CoA dehydrogenase family protein: MNFELDEEHRMLKDLVARFVREQLIPLEPTVLAREAAGGQMALLPEEQARLDAMSRELGLWGLDAPTELGGSDLPTVAMVGVNEELGKTITPYDLPPDSPNLRMLMLTASAAQRERYLAPYARGETVSAIAISEPGAGGDPAMMATRAERDGDHWVLNGRKIWISRAARADWTIVMAVTDKARGARGGISAFIVERGTPGLRVERRIPMIGGASTYEVVLEDCRIPATQLLGAEGQGFAPMQARLSTRRVQMAAWCIGRAQRALDMICEYAPQRQTFGAPLAQRQAIQWWVADAATRIHACRLMTYEAASRIDAGEEARTQVSMIKVFATEMAWDVIDQAMQTFGAMGMTKELPLQQMANETRLMRIYEGPSEVHRWVIARDLLGLRR
- a CDS encoding Bug family tripartite tricarboxylate transporter substrate binding protein — translated: MQQAFRSRRRFLGIFPAALALLGAATPPVARAAETDAFPARPIRFIVPFPSGSGTDTTARMFAKKIGELTGQGVVVENKPGGNGFIGVQTALNAPADGYTVFLGSNSTLSTNAATFRKLPYDPLTDFAPITLLSRGPCVIIVPAGSPYRTLAELLDDARKRPGALNYGTGSISYTLYSEWLNELARIKTTAVPYKGAGDAINGVMAANVDFAVVDATGAIELARGGKVRALAYTAPQRSPLLPDVPSIVEAGLPDFLAYNWVAAAVSAKTPPAVVKRLQDLFTQAGNAPDVREYYTRQSTKLILSSPAEMRQYQKDEIERWKRLAAVAKIPLQ
- a CDS encoding LysR family transcriptional regulator, with protein sequence METRDIEYILAVAAHGGIGRAAEALGISQPALTKAVQRVEAQAGLPLFERTANGIAATYAGTRFLERARRIQLEYQDGIKEMLGIRTGEQGILRVGYSPSIPVDVVLGACQQLVRERPVARLRLRRRLARDLLDLLADGELDMAVAPTPSGALADTFAVQPLFDDRLVVVADQGHALLRRRKLRLADLADQEWLLPERHITLRQQVDAAFRQRGLPEPQPRIEIDFGSSSLFALMQGTQMLSIANASGDAMQRGLRVLPLGVEELDLRRRIGVVTREGAYLSPLAQRLTVLLREHSG
- a CDS encoding acyl-CoA synthetase; the protein is MGFAYFLRRAARYWGDQPAILYQDQVVTYRQLDERSTRLANALLALGLRPGDRVAVQSRNRPELVELECALYKAGLVKAALNPRFTAAEASDVVENCTPRVLIAGPGYTGYDRTTAGFGSIETFIAIGAAPAGYVEYEALLANAGTTAPDITPAADDLAVLHFSSGSTGKIKAAMQSYGNRMAALRKVVLGMDRPARPGDRLALIGPVTHASGMLMQPYLYVGATLVLFDKFEPAHFLAEVARLRITHVFMVPAMINMLLAEPTLAQADLSSLKTLAYGAAPMAPARIREAWERIGPILSQGYGASESTSGVTRLSTSDHADAIASHPERLASCGRALGETEVRVVDEHGKEVAVGEIGELVIRGEDVFHGYWNAPELTREVLVDGWLHTGDMARVDEAGYLYLVDRKKDMIISGGFNVYPTEVEATLYQHPDVLEACVISVPDDTWGESVKAVVTLRPGREATAQQLIAHCRERIADYKSPRSVDFVAELPKNASGKLARKIVRERYWQGVGRRVN
- a CDS encoding acyl-CoA dehydrogenase family protein; its protein translation is MFDHLTNPVLLEIRAGIRRFIDEELRPLEHELGLGSEDPWPRETLRQVWRRSSELGFYAACLPTALGGKGLNIQEQCALKADLAASGSTLAAHVLGDLGGPPRVGNMLKYATPGQLERYFKPVIRGEKSTCFALTETHSGSDAQSIKTSAVADGDDLVINGGKHYISGAPFADFAIVMCVTDATSTPPAITAVLVDLDLPGVTVTNEYVPMSGQHIDGDIRFDNVRVPRANIFGGEGNGFKLGMSRINVNRLLHCPSMLGLAMRAYQSSVEYAGQRRQFGGPIARFQAIQHMLADMAAALWACESMIAHTAALADAGADLRMKAAACKLFVSERCFEVADKAVQIHGNVGVTRGHPIEQTFRKLRMFRIFTGTSEIQRNTIARAILEPLQQKA